The stretch of DNA TTAGTGAGTAATACAAAAAATGTACAAGCACCAGTAGCATATCATGCAGGAAATGTTAATGTAGATGAATTGCCTTGGGTTCCTTATTTTGGAGAAGCGAAATTTAAATTGCTTAAAGTCAACCCTGTGACAGGACAGAATATTACCTTATTATATGTACCTGCGAAAATGCAGCTTCCGGCCCATTTTCATCCTGGACAAGTCATTGTTTATACCGTACAAGGGTCTTGGAGATATCTAGAGGAGTCTTGGATCTCCAAACCTGGCGACATGGTTTTTGAACCTGCTGGCTCCACACATACACCTTCAGCTGTAGGGGATGAAGACGTTATTACCTTCAATATTGTGGAAGGAACATTAGACTATCTGGGTGAGAATGGAGAAATTATTGCACGAGATAACTGGGAATCATTCCTGAAAAGATACCTTGACTATTGCGAGGCTGAAGGAATTGAACCAGTTGATGTGACTGCGTTTTAATAAATAAATCGGTAATAAAAAGAGAAG from Neobacillus sp. CF12 encodes:
- a CDS encoding 2,4'-dihydroxyacetophenone dioxygenase family protein, with the protein product MSNTKNVQAPVAYHAGNVNVDELPWVPYFGEAKFKLLKVNPVTGQNITLLYVPAKMQLPAHFHPGQVIVYTVQGSWRYLEESWISKPGDMVFEPAGSTHTPSAVGDEDVITFNIVEGTLDYLGENGEIIARDNWESFLKRYLDYCEAEGIEPVDVTAF